In Rosa chinensis cultivar Old Blush chromosome 1, RchiOBHm-V2, whole genome shotgun sequence, a genomic segment contains:
- the LOC112175768 gene encoding 60S ribosomal protein L18a isoform X1 gives MVALKFHQYQMVGRALPKDAEDTPKIFRMKLWHTNDVRAKSKFWYFLKKVKVKKSNGQIVAINEVQSGKASEKLLFTYFPFLGRVVQ, from the exons ATGGTTGCTCTCAAGTTTCACCAGTACCAGATGGTGGGTAGGGCTCTCCCCAAGGATGCCGAGGACACCCCCAAGATCTTCCGCATGAAGCTTTGGCACACCAATGATGTTCGCGCCAAGTCCAAGTTCTGGTATTTCCTGAAGAAGGTGAAGGTGAAGAAGAGCAATGGCCAAATTGTTGCCATCAATGAg GTTCAGTCTGGCAAGGCTTCTGAAAAGCTGTTGTTTACGTACTTCCCTTTCCTGGGACGAGTAGTTCAATGA
- the LOC112175768 gene encoding 60S ribosomal protein L18a isoform X2 — protein MVALKFHQYQMVGRALPKDAEDTPKIFRMKLWHTNDVRAKSKFWYFLKKVKVKKSNGQIVAINENRFSLARLLKSCCLRTSLSWDE, from the exons ATGGTTGCTCTCAAGTTTCACCAGTACCAGATGGTGGGTAGGGCTCTCCCCAAGGATGCCGAGGACACCCCCAAGATCTTCCGCATGAAGCTTTGGCACACCAATGATGTTCGCGCCAAGTCCAAGTTCTGGTATTTCCTGAAGAAGGTGAAGGTGAAGAAGAGCAATGGCCAAATTGTTGCCATCAATGAg AACAGGTTCAGTCTGGCAAGGCTTCTGAAAAGCTGTTGTTTACGTACTTCCCTTTCCTGGGACGAGTAG